The Canis lupus dingo isolate Sandy chromosome 8, ASM325472v2, whole genome shotgun sequence genome has a segment encoding these proteins:
- the VRK1 gene encoding serine/threonine-protein kinase VRK1 isoform X8, protein MPRVKAAQAGRQGPAKRRLAEHFAAGEIITDMTKKEWKLGSPIGQGGFGCIYLADMNSSKSVGSDAPCVVKVEPSDNGPLFTELKFYQRAAKPEQIQKWIRTHKLKYLGVPKYWGSGLHDKNGKSYRFMIMDRFGSDLQKIYEANARRFSRKTVLQLSLRILDILEYIHEHEYVHGDIKASNLLLSYKNPDQVYLVDYGLAYRYCPEGIHKEYKEDPKRCHDGTIEFTSIDAHNGVAPSRRGDLEILGYCMIQWLSGHLPWEDNLKDPNYVRDSKMRYRENIAGLMDKCFPERNKPDEIAKYMETVKLLGYAEKPLYQNLRDTLLQGLKAIGSKDDGKLDLSPVENGGLRAKSMTKRKKGIEESTQSSVEDMECSDTQTKEATQTRSKTRKRVQK, encoded by the exons ATGCCTCGTGTAAAAGCAGCTCAAGCTGGAAGACAGGGCCCTGCAAAGAGACGACTTGCAGAACACTTTGCAGCTGGGGAGATAATCACGGACATGACAAAGAAGGAGTGGAAACTAGGATCGCCCATTGGCCAGGGCGGCTTCGGCTGTATATATCTTG CTGATATGAATTCTTCAAAGTCGGTGGGCAGCGATGCACCTTGTGTTGTAAAAGtg GAACCCAGTGACAACGGACCTCTCTTTACTGAACTGAAGTTCTACCAGCGAGCAGCCAAACCAGAGCAAA TTCAGAAGTGGATTCGTACCCATAAACTGAAGTACCTGGGTGTCCCTAAGTACTGGGGGTCTGGTCTAcatgataaaaatggaaagag TTACAGGTTTATGATAATGGATCGCTTTGGGAGTGACCTTcagaaaatatatgaagcaaatgcCAGAAGGTTTTCTCGGAAAACTGTCTTGCAGCTAAGCTTGAGAATT CTGGATATTCTGGAATATATTCACGAGCATGAGTACGTACACGGAGATATCAAGGCCTCAAATCTGCTCCTGAGCTACAAGAATCCTGACCAG GTGTACTTGGTAGATTACGGCCTTGCTTACCGGTATTGCCCAGAAGGAATTCATAAAGAATATAAGGAAGATCCCAAAAGATGTCATGATGGCACAATTGAATTCACCAGCATTGATGCGCACAATGGTGTGG CCCCATCAAGACGTGGTGATTTGGAAATACTTGGTTATTGCATGATCCAGTGGCTTAGTGGTCATCTTCCATGGGAAGATAATTTGAAAGATCCTAACTATGTTAGAGATTCCAAAATGAG aTATAGAGAGAATATTGCTGGTTTGATGGACAAATGTTTTCCTGAGAGAAACAAGCCAG ATGAAATTGCTAAATACATGGAAACAGTGAAATTACTGGGCTATGCTGAGAAACCTCTCTATCAGAACTTGCGAGACACTCTTTTGCAAGGACTAAAAGCTATAGGAAGCAAGGATGATGGCAAGCTGGACCTCAGCCCCGTGGAGAATGGAGGCTTGAGAGCAAAGTCAATGACGAAG